The following proteins come from a genomic window of Anaerobutyricum hallii:
- a CDS encoding Ldh family oxidoreductase codes for MKLVMKKELERICNVALEKQGYSKEDAARISEVLIATDMFGIHSHGTKNLYMYIEKMKQGGINIKANPEFIVEGPAFAVLDAKDCIGMKGTRIAIDKAVELAKKTGVAYVGVKNSCHFGAGTFYVAEMAKQGMFGMIMSNVDPNMAVPGGKGMTLGNNPIAYAFPRKGQHPITFDIALSVVAALKINKAKMYHQEIPDSWMVDPDGIPTTNPQYYQEGGALLPMGGHKGYGFSLLVDALSGFMTSGNTCKDIESWCFNLPNKNRVSHAIICIDISKVNPDGHFEDIEEDYLQYILNSPKAKGTDHLMVPGQREWEKYDKDEANGVRIPEDVADSLLKLADSIDEKIDWRDIDE; via the coding sequence ATGAAATTAGTAATGAAGAAAGAATTAGAAAGAATTTGTAATGTAGCTTTGGAGAAACAGGGATACTCTAAAGAAGATGCAGCAAGAATATCTGAAGTATTGATTGCTACGGATATGTTTGGAATCCATTCTCATGGAACAAAGAATTTATATATGTACATTGAAAAAATGAAACAGGGTGGAATCAACATCAAAGCAAATCCTGAATTCATTGTAGAAGGCCCAGCATTTGCTGTGTTAGATGCGAAAGATTGTATCGGAATGAAAGGTACAAGAATTGCGATTGATAAAGCAGTCGAACTTGCGAAAAAGACTGGTGTTGCCTATGTAGGTGTAAAGAATAGCTGTCATTTTGGAGCAGGAACATTTTATGTAGCAGAGATGGCGAAGCAGGGAATGTTTGGAATGATTATGAGTAATGTGGATCCGAACATGGCAGTTCCTGGAGGAAAGGGAATGACACTTGGAAATAACCCAATCGCTTACGCGTTCCCAAGAAAAGGACAGCATCCAATTACATTTGATATTGCTCTTTCTGTAGTAGCAGCATTAAAGATTAATAAAGCAAAAATGTATCATCAGGAAATTCCAGATAGCTGGATGGTAGATCCGGACGGTATCCCGACAACGAATCCTCAGTACTATCAGGAAGGTGGAGCATTACTTCCGATGGGAGGACATAAAGGATATGGTTTCTCCTTACTCGTAGATGCCTTATCTGGTTTCATGACATCAGGAAATACATGTAAGGACATCGAGAGCTGGTGCTTCAATCTTCCGAATAAAAACAGAGTAAGTCATGCAATCATATGTATTGACATTTCAAAGGTAAATCCAGATGGACATTTTGAAGATATTGAAGAAGATTATCTCCAGTACATTTTAAATTCACCAAAGGCCAAAGGTACAGATCATTTGATGGTTCCTGGTCAGAGAGAATGGGAGAAATATGATAAGGATGAAGCCAACGGTGTAAGAATTCCTGAAGATGTAGCAGACAGCTTATTAAAATTAGCAGACAGTATCGATGAGAAAATTGACTGGAGGGATATCGATGAATAA
- a CDS encoding GntR family transcriptional regulator — MGKSRKEIAYDYIKPKIVFCELKPGDILDEKKIIEELGFSRTPIREAISELAEEKLVTIMPRRGIVVTQISLKDVEDMLNARALLEPYIFQNAFLNVEKDVLLRMKNQLNDMIAHKKVKMDSLEEDFDYSFHMYFAEKANNQYLYRMMHLLMTHSQRIRSFSTMHQERYIDSYKEHIEIIDMMLLGDEDKVMEAVKKHISNTVEGYKQIYSIQGSFFGI; from the coding sequence ATGGGAAAAAGTAGAAAAGAGATAGCATATGACTATATAAAACCCAAGATTGTTTTCTGTGAGTTAAAGCCAGGAGATATTTTGGATGAGAAGAAGATTATAGAAGAACTTGGATTCAGCCGAACTCCAATAAGAGAAGCCATTAGTGAATTAGCAGAAGAGAAGCTGGTTACAATCATGCCAAGGAGAGGAATCGTTGTTACACAGATTTCCCTTAAGGATGTAGAAGATATGTTGAATGCCAGAGCATTATTAGAACCTTATATTTTCCAGAATGCTTTTCTGAATGTGGAGAAGGATGTTCTGTTAAGAATGAAGAATCAACTGAATGATATGATTGCGCACAAGAAGGTGAAGATGGATTCTTTAGAAGAAGACTTTGATTATAGCTTTCATATGTATTTTGCGGAGAAGGCAAATAATCAATATCTTTACAGGATGATGCACCTACTAATGACGCACAGTCAGAGAATTAGAAGTTTTTCTACAATGCATCAAGAACGCTATATCGATTCTTACAAAGAACATATTGAAATTATTGACATGATGTTATTAGGTGATGAAGATAAGGTGATGGAAGCAGTAAAGAAGCATATATCGAATACCGTAGAAGGATATAAACAAATATATAGTATTCAGGGAAGCTTTTTTGGAATTTGA
- the atpC gene encoding ATP synthase F1 subunit epsilon: MASNTFSLKIISANRVFFTGRCQSIIVPGYDGQKEVLAHHENMVIAVNEGEMRFLPEEESEWQYAVVGIGFIEIINNRVTLLVESVERPEEIDIARAQEAKERALEKIRQKQSIQEYYHTQASLSRAMARLRVGHRQKHV; encoded by the coding sequence ATGGCTTCAAATACATTTAGTTTAAAAATCATATCCGCCAATCGTGTATTTTTTACAGGAAGATGCCAGTCTATTATCGTTCCGGGATATGACGGACAAAAAGAAGTACTGGCACATCATGAAAACATGGTTATTGCTGTCAATGAAGGAGAGATGCGTTTCCTTCCAGAAGAGGAAAGCGAATGGCAGTATGCCGTAGTTGGCATCGGTTTCATCGAAATCATTAATAACCGAGTCACCCTTCTCGTAGAAAGCGTGGAACGCCCAGAGGAAATCGACATTGCAAGAGCACAGGAAGCAAAAGAGAGAGCTTTGGAAAAAATACGTCAGAAACAGAGTATTCAGGAGTATTATCATACACAGGCTTCCCTTTCCCGTGCAATGGCGAGACTTCGGGTTGGACACAGACAGAAACATGTTTAA
- a CDS encoding sugar kinase: MSKIVLFGEPMALLIAQEYGKLEEVNLFSKKIAGADYNVSIGLNRLGHQALFITKLGENDPFGTYIYETMKKEGFDTSQITFDPVYRTGIMLKNKVKDGDPEIAYYRKNSAASMVSPEDIDKVDFTGVDHIHLTGIGCAVSESCMEAAKEIIKKGKENHIPISFDPNLRPALWKSQEVMVESLNSLAFQSDIVLPGIEEGKILTGFEEKEKIADFYLQHGVKEVIIKMGGEGAYYKTSEKEGVVEGFSVKEIVDTVGAGDGFAVGVISGRLEQLSIEEYVKRGNCIGALQIQVEGDNEGLPNRERLQNALNG; encoded by the coding sequence ATGTCCAAAATAGTATTATTCGGAGAACCGATGGCACTGTTAATTGCTCAGGAATATGGTAAACTAGAAGAAGTAAATTTGTTCAGCAAGAAAATTGCAGGAGCAGATTATAATGTTTCGATTGGTTTAAATAGATTAGGTCATCAGGCATTATTTATTACGAAACTTGGAGAAAACGATCCTTTTGGTACTTATATTTATGAAACGATGAAAAAAGAAGGATTTGACACTTCACAGATTACATTTGACCCTGTTTACAGAACAGGAATTATGTTGAAAAATAAAGTGAAAGATGGCGATCCTGAAATTGCTTATTATAGAAAAAACAGTGCAGCCTCTATGGTAAGTCCGGAAGATATCGATAAAGTTGATTTTACAGGAGTCGATCATATTCATCTGACGGGAATTGGCTGTGCGGTCAGTGAGAGCTGCATGGAAGCGGCAAAAGAAATTATTAAAAAAGGAAAAGAAAATCATATTCCAATCTCTTTTGATCCAAATTTACGACCTGCCTTATGGAAAAGTCAGGAAGTTATGGTAGAATCTCTGAATTCCTTAGCTTTTCAGAGTGACATTGTACTGCCAGGAATTGAAGAGGGAAAAATTCTCACCGGATTTGAAGAAAAAGAAAAGATTGCGGACTTTTATCTGCAGCATGGCGTAAAAGAAGTGATTATAAAAATGGGCGGAGAAGGTGCCTATTATAAGACTTCTGAAAAAGAAGGTGTTGTAGAAGGTTTTTCGGTAAAAGAAATAGTGGATACAGTAGGAGCAGGAGATGGATTTGCAGTTGGTGTAATCAGTGGAAGATTAGAACAGCTTTCAATTGAAGAATATGTAAAACGGGGCAACTGTATCGGTGCTTTACAGATTCAGGTAGAAGGAGATAATGAGGGACTCCCAAACAGAGAAAGACTGCAGAATGCACTGAACGGCTGA
- the yfcE gene encoding phosphodiesterase, which produces MKWMIASDIHGSAFYCEKMLKAFKREQADKLLLLGDILYHGPRNDLPEGYAPKKVIEMLNNIKEKILCVRGNCDAEVDQMVLDFPIMADYAMITEGDLNIFATHGHHFNEKKLPPMFEKTQEGLILLHGHTHVPVCRVHESYTYMNPGSVSIPKENSEHSYMILENEAFWWKTLDGETYLNFKGSKPERGYCREEYR; this is translated from the coding sequence ATGAAGTGGATGATTGCATCAGATATACATGGTTCCGCATTTTACTGCGAGAAGATGCTTAAGGCATTTAAAAGAGAACAGGCAGATAAATTACTTTTGTTAGGGGACATTCTCTATCATGGACCACGAAATGACCTGCCAGAAGGATATGCACCAAAAAAAGTAATAGAGATGCTTAATAATATAAAAGAAAAGATTCTTTGTGTTCGTGGAAACTGTGATGCGGAAGTAGACCAGATGGTATTAGATTTCCCGATTATGGCAGACTATGCGATGATTACAGAAGGAGATTTGAATATCTTTGCAACTCATGGTCATCATTTTAATGAAAAGAAGCTGCCGCCGATGTTTGAAAAGACACAGGAGGGTTTGATATTATTGCATGGGCATACCCACGTTCCAGTATGCAGAGTACATGAAAGTTATACTTACATGAATCCAGGCTCTGTATCTATTCCTAAGGAAAATTCGGAACACAGTTATATGATACTGGAGAATGAAGCGTTCTGGTGGAAGACATTAGACGGTGAGACATACCTTAATTTTAAAGGAAGTAAGCCGGAAAGAGGGTATTGCAGAGAGGAGTATAGATAG
- a CDS encoding C4-dicarboxylate TRAP transporter substrate-binding protein: protein MRRRYYIVAVCLLVMSFLLTACGGKEKDKKVIHIQIAYENNTDEPLSKACEKWKELLEEKSNGEFQVDLYPSSQLGTKNDIINQAIAGDSVITLANGAFYSDLGVKDFGVVFAPYLFRSWDDIEKLAQSDWWEKQEQNVKNQTGLTIVGKNWHYGVRNTLTRKKVESPSDLKGKKIRVPSNLLQVDSINALGAAATPMSLGDVYTSLQQGTIDGLENPITVIESGKYQEVAKYLLLDAHIYDLTTWCCGDEFYNSLSEKQKKILTETCEKAGVYNNEIVEEAEAKSLKELKKEGVKVQEVSDEEKGEWEKASESFYKNAEKKYGWTPNLIETVKSIIKE from the coding sequence ATGAGGAGAAGATATTATATAGTAGCAGTATGTTTATTAGTAATGAGTTTCCTTTTGACAGCTTGTGGGGGAAAGGAAAAAGACAAGAAAGTAATCCACATACAGATTGCTTATGAAAATAATACAGATGAGCCACTTAGTAAGGCCTGCGAGAAGTGGAAGGAGCTTTTAGAAGAAAAAAGTAATGGAGAATTTCAGGTCGATTTGTATCCTTCCAGTCAGTTAGGAACGAAGAACGATATTATCAATCAGGCGATTGCCGGAGATTCCGTTATTACCCTTGCAAATGGAGCGTTTTACTCAGATCTTGGAGTAAAGGACTTCGGTGTTGTATTTGCCCCATATTTATTCCGGTCATGGGACGATATCGAAAAGTTAGCACAGAGCGACTGGTGGGAAAAACAGGAACAAAATGTAAAAAATCAAACCGGACTTACGATTGTTGGAAAGAACTGGCATTACGGAGTGCGTAACACATTGACAAGAAAAAAGGTGGAAAGTCCGTCTGATTTAAAAGGAAAGAAGATTCGAGTTCCAAGTAACCTTTTACAGGTAGACAGTATTAATGCATTGGGAGCAGCAGCGACACCGATGAGTTTGGGCGATGTGTATACTTCACTTCAGCAGGGAACCATCGATGGACTGGAGAATCCAATTACAGTAATTGAAAGTGGAAAATACCAGGAAGTAGCAAAATATCTTCTTCTGGATGCCCATATATATGACCTGACAACTTGGTGCTGTGGAGATGAATTCTACAATTCCCTTAGTGAAAAGCAGAAAAAAATATTGACGGAAACCTGTGAGAAAGCAGGAGTCTACAATAATGAGATTGTGGAGGAAGCCGAAGCCAAATCTTTGAAAGAATTGAAAAAAGAGGGCGTTAAGGTGCAGGAAGTCAGCGATGAAGAAAAAGGTGAATGGGAAAAGGCATCCGAATCTTTTTACAAAAATGCAGAAAAGAAATACGGCTGGACACCTAATCTGATAGAAACGGTAAAATCAATTATCAAGGAATGA
- the uxuA gene encoding mannonate dehydratase, which translates to MKMTLRWYGSSFDTVTLKQIRQIPGVTGVISTLYDTSPGEVWSRSRIHALKEEIEQTGLSLMGIESVNVHDSIKIGDSDRDVYIDNYIETLKHLGEEDIHLVCYNFMPVFDWTRTELARVRPDGSTVLAYSQKAVDALNPDEMFQSISSDTNGTVMPGWEPERLKNIHALFEMYKDVDSEKLFSNLVYFLNRIMPVCETYNIDMAIHPDDPAWNVFGLPRIITDKEHLLRLMKAIDNPHNGVTFCTGSLGTNPENDLPDMIRSLKGRIHFAHIRNLKHNFPGDFEEAAHLSSDGSFDMYAIVKALYDIGFDGPIRPDHGRMIWNEKAMPGYGLYDRALGAAYLNGLWEAIEKSSK; encoded by the coding sequence ATGAAAATGACATTACGCTGGTATGGTTCCAGCTTCGATACCGTAACTTTAAAACAAATCCGACAGATACCTGGTGTTACCGGGGTTATCTCAACTCTATATGATACCTCTCCAGGAGAGGTATGGTCTCGTTCTCGCATCCATGCACTAAAAGAAGAAATCGAACAAACAGGCCTCTCTCTTATGGGAATTGAAAGTGTAAATGTTCATGATTCCATAAAGATTGGAGATTCCGACAGAGATGTTTACATTGATAATTATATTGAAACACTAAAGCATCTCGGAGAAGAAGATATTCATCTTGTCTGCTATAACTTTATGCCCGTTTTTGACTGGACCAGAACAGAACTTGCGCGCGTTCGTCCTGATGGTTCTACCGTCCTTGCCTACAGCCAAAAAGCCGTTGACGCACTAAATCCGGATGAGATGTTTCAATCTATCTCTTCGGATACTAACGGCACAGTCATGCCTGGCTGGGAGCCAGAACGATTAAAAAATATCCATGCTCTTTTTGAAATGTACAAAGATGTAGATTCAGAAAAATTATTCTCTAACTTAGTTTATTTTTTAAATCGTATTATGCCTGTCTGCGAAACCTATAACATTGATATGGCAATTCATCCAGATGATCCGGCTTGGAATGTTTTTGGACTTCCTCGTATTATTACAGATAAGGAACATCTGCTTCGCCTAATGAAAGCCATTGATAATCCACATAATGGAGTAACATTTTGCACTGGTTCTCTTGGCACGAATCCAGAGAATGATCTGCCTGATATGATACGTTCATTAAAAGGACGTATCCACTTTGCACATATACGAAACTTAAAACATAACTTTCCAGGAGACTTTGAAGAGGCTGCACATCTTTCTTCAGACGGCTCCTTTGATATGTATGCCATTGTAAAGGCACTTTACGATATTGGCTTCGATGGACCTATACGGCCAGATCATGGAAGAATGATCTGGAATGAAAAAGCAATGCCGGGGTATGGACTTTATGACAGGGCTTTGGGGGCAGCTTATTTGAATGGGCTGTGGGAGGCTATTGAGAAAAGTTCGAAATAG
- a CDS encoding FAD:protein FMN transferase has product MKKQILSIIMAGCLLLSMTACSSDKGNMKPAFEQTTADASIETSSPQEYSKTDFVMSTVLSEKIYGTKDVTQDIKEELDKLEKDQLSWREDHSVVSKINADAQKGIKTKLDSDMTSWVEDSLELAKRSNGAFDPTIGRLTRLWNIEGDNPKVPSKQEIKNTLEDTGYTKIHLEKVESQNTANTKKNVDKDIKDNTAKNKETSEDTSQNTNTNESVSSIYIGDKCTLDLGAVGKGIACDVVQDYLKKQKEVSGAVIAVGGSILLYGSKADGSDWNVAVQNPRGQDGEAMGVLSLSGTTNVSTSGDYEKYFMQDGKRYHHILDPSTGYPADSGLISVTIVSDSGLLSDGLSTACFVLGKEKGQKLLETYGAEGIFIDQNKKVTVTKGLKDKFTILNEEYKQ; this is encoded by the coding sequence ATGAAAAAACAAATTTTATCTATTATTATGGCAGGTTGCCTCCTCTTATCTATGACAGCCTGTTCTTCTGATAAGGGAAATATGAAACCGGCATTCGAACAAACAACAGCAGATGCTTCTATAGAAACTTCCTCGCCTCAGGAATATAGCAAAACTGACTTCGTCATGAGTACCGTATTAAGTGAAAAAATATACGGAACAAAAGATGTTACCCAAGATATAAAGGAAGAACTTGATAAACTTGAAAAAGATCAGCTTTCCTGGAGGGAGGATCACAGCGTTGTTTCAAAGATTAATGCAGATGCACAAAAAGGGATAAAGACAAAACTGGATTCTGATATGACTTCATGGGTAGAGGATTCTTTAGAACTTGCAAAGCGAAGTAACGGAGCATTTGACCCGACAATCGGCAGACTTACAAGATTATGGAACATAGAAGGGGACAACCCGAAAGTTCCGTCAAAACAGGAAATAAAGAATACTTTAGAAGATACGGGGTATACTAAGATACATCTGGAGAAAGTAGAATCTCAGAATACAGCAAATACGAAAAAGAACGTAGATAAAGATATAAAAGATAATACAGCTAAAAATAAAGAAACATCCGAAGATACAAGCCAAAATACCAATACAAATGAAAGTGTTTCTTCTATATATATAGGGGATAAATGCACTCTTGATCTTGGAGCGGTAGGAAAAGGGATTGCCTGTGATGTAGTGCAGGATTATTTAAAAAAGCAAAAAGAAGTAAGTGGAGCAGTTATCGCTGTCGGAGGCAGCATCCTTTTATATGGAAGTAAAGCAGATGGAAGCGATTGGAACGTTGCCGTACAAAACCCAAGAGGACAAGATGGGGAAGCGATGGGCGTCCTGTCCCTCTCCGGCACAACCAACGTCTCCACATCAGGAGATTACGAAAAGTATTTTATGCAGGATGGAAAAAGATATCATCACATCCTTGATCCGTCAACTGGATATCCGGCAGACAGCGGATTGATTTCCGTAACAATCGTAAGCGATAGCGGCTTGCTCTCCGATGGTCTATCTACAGCCTGTTTTGTCCTCGGCAAAGAAAAAGGCCAAAAACTTTTAGAAACCTACGGAGCCGAAGGCATCTTCATCGACCAGAATAAAAAAGTCACCGTCACCAAAGGACTCAAAGATAAATTTACAATACTGAATGAAGAATATAAACAATAG
- a CDS encoding TRAP transporter large permease, whose translation MQTYIVLIACVILLLCLFFRVPVYISVFAAALTYFLFQTSSSPAIIAQRIGGGIQSIPLLAIPFFICAGIFMNSSGVTKRIMNFCNVVTKRMTGGLGQVNVLLSTLMGGLSGSNLADAAMEAKILVPEMEEKGYSKEFSSVLTATSAMITPLIPPGIGMILYGSIANVSIGKLFVAGIGIGVLLCISLMIMVHFISKKRGYQPATKEKQEPEEVKSAVKQAILPLCLPILIIGGIRIGIVTPTEAGTVAIVYALILGIIYKELKMSDVVDGLKESVATTASIMMIVGGASAFAWVLTKERIPQQLTEVITSNISNKYVFLIIVILFLLVVGMFIEGNAAMIVLVPLLAPVAQAYGINEIHFAMLFIFVMAVGGVTPPMGTLIFVTCGVTKCDIKAFIKESMPFYIMLLILMLGIAFIPALSTGLVNLVY comes from the coding sequence ATGCAGACATATATCGTTTTAATTGCATGTGTTATTTTACTGTTGTGTCTATTTTTCAGAGTACCTGTATATATTTCTGTATTTGCAGCGGCTCTTACATACTTTTTATTTCAGACAAGTTCTTCTCCGGCAATCATCGCACAGAGAATCGGCGGTGGAATCCAGAGCATTCCATTACTGGCAATTCCGTTTTTCATCTGTGCGGGAATCTTTATGAACTCTTCCGGTGTAACGAAACGAATTATGAATTTCTGTAACGTAGTGACGAAACGAATGACTGGCGGTCTTGGACAGGTAAATGTTTTATTATCCACATTAATGGGTGGTCTTTCTGGAAGTAACCTCGCTGATGCAGCGATGGAAGCAAAAATCCTTGTTCCAGAAATGGAAGAAAAAGGATACTCCAAAGAATTTTCTTCTGTATTAACAGCAACGTCCGCGATGATTACACCGTTGATTCCACCGGGAATTGGAATGATTTTATATGGTTCCATCGCCAACGTATCTATCGGAAAGTTATTTGTCGCAGGAATTGGAATCGGTGTTTTATTATGTATCAGTTTGATGATCATGGTACATTTTATCTCTAAGAAACGTGGCTACCAGCCAGCAACCAAAGAAAAACAGGAACCAGAAGAAGTAAAATCCGCAGTCAAACAGGCAATCCTTCCGCTATGCTTACCAATCTTAATCATTGGAGGTATCCGTATTGGAATTGTTACACCAACGGAAGCTGGTACAGTAGCCATTGTTTATGCATTAATTTTAGGAATCATTTATAAAGAACTTAAAATGTCAGATGTAGTAGACGGTTTAAAAGAAAGCGTAGCAACGACAGCCTCCATTATGATGATTGTTGGTGGTGCATCCGCTTTTGCATGGGTATTAACCAAAGAAAGAATTCCTCAGCAGTTAACAGAAGTTATTACATCTAATATCTCAAATAAATATGTCTTTCTTATTATTGTTATTTTATTCTTGCTTGTTGTCGGTATGTTTATAGAAGGAAATGCGGCAATGATCGTATTAGTTCCGTTATTAGCACCGGTAGCACAGGCATACGGTATCAATGAAATTCATTTTGCTATGTTATTTATCTTCGTTATGGCAGTCGGAGGGGTAACACCACCGATGGGAACACTTATCTTTGTAACTTGCGGAGTGACGAAATGTGATATCAAGGCTTTTATTAAGGAATCGATGCCGTTTTATATTATGTTACTTATTTTAATGTTAGGTATTGCGTTTATACCAGCATTATCTACTGGGTTGGTAAACTTAGTTTATTAA
- a CDS encoding TRAP transporter small permease — protein sequence MKEKNNIFKQIDTMISVVALIVLICITFIGVVFRYVLGTPFSWLEEVQLALIIWIVFCGGRYAFETNSHVAIDMIYDMFPNKGKKVLLMIIAVVVTVVLAFVCFYSIDYIKIMFQYSISTSILSIPCGVLYIPIPVSCILMMIQYWINTKQELKDLDKNTNEKMDKNINKNTNKNIKEEV from the coding sequence ATGAAAGAGAAGAATAATATATTTAAACAAATTGATACGATGATATCGGTTGTTGCATTGATCGTACTCATATGCATCACATTTATAGGAGTTGTTTTCCGTTATGTACTTGGAACACCATTTTCCTGGTTAGAAGAAGTACAGCTTGCCTTAATCATATGGATTGTATTTTGTGGAGGCAGATATGCATTTGAAACGAACAGCCATGTGGCAATAGACATGATCTATGATATGTTTCCAAATAAAGGGAAAAAAGTTTTGCTGATGATTATAGCAGTTGTAGTAACGGTTGTATTAGCGTTTGTCTGCTTTTATTCAATAGACTATATAAAAATAATGTTTCAATATTCAATCAGTACCAGTATTCTTTCCATCCCTTGCGGAGTCTTATATATTCCAATTCCGGTAAGCTGTATTTTGATGATGATTCAGTACTGGATTAATACAAAGCAGGAATTAAAAGATTTAGATAAGAATACAAATGAGAAAATGGATAAAAACATAAATAAAAATACAAATAAGAACATAAAGGAGGAAGTGTAA
- a CDS encoding bifunctional 4-hydroxy-2-oxoglutarate aldolase/2-dehydro-3-deoxy-phosphogluconate aldolase, with protein MNKVIEKLKQIGVIPLAVFKDEKQAVPVANALSKARIDTLEVTLRTEKGVKAIEEIKKNCPGFLAGAGTVKTVQQAKEVKEAGADYIVTPAYDEIIANWCKENDMPLLPGVTTPYEIQKAVGNGFTTLKFFPAENYGGAKTIKAFAGPFPEVSFMPTGGINTENMGNYLANSNVSMVGGGWICSQALLEKADYEGITNKAKEALQKFLGYEVVHVGINTADTAEGESVAESIGNVFKMPVYKGELSNFVGTGFEVNNFKGLGKYGHVAIDTNRIESAEYYLKKDNIEMNEESRVMVDGKTKVVYLKDEFAGYAIHLRQR; from the coding sequence ATGAATAAAGTAATTGAAAAATTAAAACAAATCGGAGTCATTCCATTAGCTGTTTTTAAGGATGAAAAGCAGGCAGTTCCTGTTGCCAATGCATTAAGTAAAGCTAGAATCGATACATTAGAAGTTACATTGCGAACCGAAAAAGGTGTAAAAGCAATTGAAGAAATAAAGAAAAACTGTCCCGGATTTCTTGCCGGGGCAGGCACAGTAAAGACCGTACAGCAGGCAAAAGAAGTAAAGGAAGCCGGGGCAGATTATATTGTAACGCCAGCTTACGATGAAATAATTGCTAACTGGTGTAAGGAAAATGATATGCCATTACTTCCAGGTGTGACAACTCCGTATGAGATACAAAAGGCAGTTGGCAACGGATTTACAACATTGAAGTTTTTCCCGGCAGAAAATTATGGTGGAGCAAAAACAATAAAAGCATTTGCCGGCCCATTTCCAGAAGTCTCTTTTATGCCAACTGGTGGGATTAATACAGAAAACATGGGAAATTATCTGGCAAATAGTAATGTATCCATGGTTGGTGGAGGCTGGATTTGCAGCCAGGCGCTTTTAGAAAAAGCAGATTATGAAGGCATCACAAATAAAGCGAAAGAAGCTCTGCAGAAGTTCCTTGGATATGAAGTAGTTCATGTTGGTATCAATACAGCAGATACAGCCGAAGGAGAATCCGTTGCTGAAAGTATAGGAAATGTATTCAAAATGCCAGTCTATAAAGGCGAGTTATCTAACTTTGTCGGAACCGGATTTGAAGTCAATAATTTTAAAGGTCTTGGAAAATATGGTCATGTGGCAATTGATACAAACCGCATCGAATCTGCGGAGTATTATCTGAAAAAAGATAATATAGAGATGAACGAAGAAAGTCGAGTGATGGTGGATGGAAAGACCAAAGTTGTGTATTTGAAAGATGAATTTGCTGGATATGCCATTCATCTCAGACAGAGGTAG
- the rpsJ gene encoding 30S ribosomal protein S10: protein MASQIMRITLKAYDHQLIDASAKSIIETVKKTGSKVSGPVPMPTKKEVVTILRAVHKYKDSREQFEQRTHKRLIDIITPTQKTVDALSRLEMPAGVYIDIKMKQK from the coding sequence ATGGCAAGTCAAATTATGAGAATCACGTTGAAGGCGTATGATCATCAGTTAATCGATGCATCCGCAAAGAGCATTATCGAAACTGTAAAGAAAACAGGATCTAAGGTGAGCGGTCCAGTACCGATGCCAACTAAGAAAGAGGTAGTTACAATTCTTAGAGCGGTTCACAAATACAAAGATTCCAGAGAGCAGTTCGAGCAGAGAACACATAAGAGATTAATTGATATCATTACACCAACACAGAAGACAGTTGATGCATTATCAAGACTCGAAATGCCAGCAGGTGTTTACATCGACATCAAGATGAAACAGAAATAA
- a CDS encoding nucleotidyltransferase domain-containing protein, protein MPKIMQNLIEQYVEAVKKIYGSHVRQIILYGSYARGDYREDSDVDIMILVDMSDLELKVYGQQLSYMTYDFNLDNNLDIKPIAKSEAHFKKWISNYPFYSSIHKEGVVLYGAA, encoded by the coding sequence ATGCCGAAGATTATGCAAAATTTAATCGAGCAATATGTAGAAGCTGTTAAAAAAATATATGGTTCACATGTACGACAGATTATTCTTTATGGTTCTTATGCGCGAGGTGATTATCGTGAGGATTCAGATGTGGATATTATGATTTTGGTAGATATGTCTGATTTGGAATTAAAGGTATATGGACAGCAGCTTTCTTATATGACATACGATTTTAATCTGGATAATAATCTGGACATTAAGCCTATTGCAAAAAGTGAAGCACATTTTAAGAAATGGATTTCTAACTATCCATTTTATTCCAGCATTCATAAAGAAGGGGTAGTTTTGTATGGCGCAGCATAA